From a single Nymphaea colorata isolate Beijing-Zhang1983 chromosome 4, ASM883128v2, whole genome shotgun sequence genomic region:
- the LOC116253193 gene encoding caffeic acid 3-O-methyltransferase-like gives MSTSSGLEEEACLSAWQLATAAVLPMALRAVIELGILEVMAEASMGEGSTLLTSGEIAARLCAKNPDAPALIERLLRLLASYSILNCSATTNTNQNHDGRIHWGYGLGEKSRFLLGDDNGGSFGPLLLTVQDKVYMEPWYHLKDAVLEGGIPFHRAYGMNHFDYHGKDLRLNRLFNNGMYHHSTIIMKKILEIYTGFHGLHSLVDVGGGTGANLSLITAKYPHIKGTNFDKPHVIEEAPKFPGVQHVEGDMFASVPTGAAIFMKWILHDWDDDHCLKLLENCWKALPENGKVIVVEMVLPETVDNSLSTSAVFQLDVLMLAVNHGGKERTEKEFVGLAKAAGFTGIKAICCAYNFWVIEFYKNKSTDCL, from the exons ATGAGCACCAGCAGTGGGTTGGAAGAGGAAGCATGCCTATCAGCGTGGCAACTGGCGACTGCTGCTGTGCTGCCCATGGCTCTGAGGGCTGTTATAGAGCTGGGCATCTTAGAAGTGATGGCGGAAGCTAGTATGGGGGAGGGATCAACACTGCTTACATCTGGAGAGATAGCAGCTCGACTGTGTGCAAAGAATCCGGATGCACCGGCCCTGATAGAGCGCCTGCTCCGACTGCTTGCTAGCTACTCAATCCTCAACTGCTCGGCCACCACCAACACTAACCAAAATCACGATGGCAGGATCCACTG GGGATATGGGCTCGGGGAGAAATCAAGGTTCCTGTTGGGAGACGACAATGGAGGTTCCTTCGGCCCGCTGCTTCTAACCGTGCAAGACAAGGTGTACATGGAGCCATGGTATCACCTCAAAGATGCAGTGCTGGAAGGCGGCATCCCCTTCCACAGGGCCTACGGTATGAATCATTTTGACTACCATGGAAAGGACCTACGCTTGAATAGGCTGTTCAACAACGGAATGTACCATCACTCAACTATCATCATGAAGAAGATCCTTGAGATCTACACCGGCTTCCATGGCCTCCATTCACTGGTGGATGTCGGGGGAGGGACTGGTGCCAACTTGAGCCTCATTACAGCCAAGTACCCACACATCAAGGGCACCAACTTCGACAAACCACatgtcattgaagaagctccaaaatTTCCTG GGGTTCAACATGTTGAAGGTGACATGTTTGCTAGCGTGCCAACAGGCGCTGCCATCTTCATGAAG TGGATTCTTCATGACTGGGATGATGATCATTGCCTGAAATTGCTAGAGAATTGTTGGAAGGCACTGCCCGAGAATGGCAAGGTGATTGTTGTGGAGATGGTTTTGCCGGAGACTGTAGATAACAGTTTAAGCACATCTGCGGTGTTTCAGCTCGATGTCTTGATGTTGGCAGTGAATCATGGAGGGAAGGAGAGGACGGAGAAGGAGTTTGTGGGTTTGGCGAAGGCCGCTGGGTTTACAGGGATCAAGGCCATATGTTGCGCTTACAATTTCTGGGTCATTGAATTCTACAAGAACAAGAGCACCGATTGTCTCTAG